The following proteins are co-located in the Plasmodium brasilianum strain Bolivian I chromosome 11, whole genome shotgun sequence genome:
- a CDS encoding hypothetical protein (conserved Plasmodium protein) translates to MDLAVLKNDKNLSFSSINKIVDDIYNDNLNFLLKKNKNELERKEIDQFSYNIEALLNSLDEEGLRLHEERNKMKETFQTIAQQLKNVKKSIKKTEQYIEKKVSGELFEDSHKTFEAIKKDIDNL, encoded by the exons ATGGATTTAGCTGTTCTTaagaatgataaaaatttatcattCAGTAGCATTAA TAAAATAGTGGATGACATTTATAATGATAATCTAAATTTTCTTCTAAAG aaaaataaaaatgaattggAAAGAAAGGAAATCGATCAGTTCAGCTATAATATTGAAGCCCTGTTAAACTCGTTAGATGAGGAAGGATTAAGATTACATGAAGAAAGGAACAAAATGAAGGAAACATTCCAAACTATAG cTCAGCAATTAAAAAACGTGAAGAAATCAATCAAAAAGACGGAACAATATATTGAGAAAAAG GTAAGTGGAGAACTTTTCGAGGACTCACATAAAACATTTGAGGCTATTAAAAAGGACATTGACAATTTATAA
- a CDS encoding hypothetical protein (conserved Plasmodium protein), with protein MNFELKERFYKNMIIQRDNEDNERFKKAVIFQNNIFNTENDLIKEKEFFKLKQEIQNYKLRIDALQNENNYLKDKIRSCENKLKNFKYDIQVKNKRINNLMAENDIINKMYKDIYLSMYFRR; from the coding sequence atgaATTTTGAGCTAAAAGAAAggttttacaaaaatatgattataCAGAGGGATAATGAAGATAAtgaaagatttaaaaaagctgtaatatttcaaaataatatttttaataccgaaaatgatttaattaaagaaaaagaattttttaaactaaaacaagaaattcaaaattataaactCAGAATTGATGCActtcaaaatgaaaataattatttaaaagataaaattcgGTCatgtgaaaataaattaaaaaattttaaatatgatatacaagtaaaaaataaaagaattaataatttaatggctgaaaatgatataataaataaaatgtacaagGATATATATCTCAGCATGTATTTCAGAAGATAA
- a CDS encoding RNA-binding protein, with protein MSLNFSIANVVYVKNLSTDVTEKDIKEKFESCDEIISVTFKNFPGINQKYCQIEFKSSEGITKASRLNGEHLLNVPMVVTVIEPVIHSQSVTDNFNINETEKNVNNPLDLRSSNSTNNNVQNNIQYQNLQNILLHKQLISEQNKGLVDFQNSLNEQNNKFDVFSKIIYIENLPHNYSEEDVKSLFKNVGNTTSYKLQYNEQKKVNAAFVEFMNEEQAKAALNLNGIKVGKNVISIRDAYSLINEKDIIKNNFSFYSNSTSSSNNNTKGENKNDHLTVINKNPVVNEKVEKVLALKEKLTLKLCAMYNPNLLLVNNLVQANQLLLSTTDRGENNASSNTNNINNISNYIKSDVNNNNSLNNNNEKHEGKKKIVECKKVLTNSYEECVRSGKTDVQKKNHNHDGRDNHDSNDYHSDSNSNDDNKEGIEKKKGKEKGCSKYSNISRSTERRSYSRNYKNKLSVSRDESCSPSARSRCRSRTRGRSRKRERSRKRERSNYRSRSNCRSESDYNDRRHSKTSSRRKHIYNKHKSRKRKKHNNSRSISPNYSRSNSRSSSETERNNRYYYNKEKKKIKIRKNYYSSSPSYSKSSNSSRRRRHRESSSHKPWWVKESEKMQMRRRLKEKQMREMAYRDRYRR; from the exons ATGAGTTTAAATTTTAGTATAGCTAATGTAGTATACGTAAAAAATCTTTCAACAGACGTAacagaaaaagatataaaggAAAAGTTTGAATCATGCGATGAAATAATTAGCGTTACTTTTAAGAA CTTCCCTGGGATAAATCAAAAATACTGCCAGATAGAATTTAAAAGTTCAGAAGGTATAACAAAAGCATCAAGATTAAATGGAGAGCATTTGCTGAATGTCCCCATGGTTGTAACAGTCATCGAGCCTGTTATACATAGTCAGAGTGTTACcgataattttaatattaatgaaactgaaaaaaatgtaaacaatCCCTTAGATTTAAGAAGTAGTAACTCTACTAATAACAATGTTCAgaataatatacaatatcag AATTTACAGAACATTCTGCTGCATAAGCAACTAATTTCTGAGCAGAATAAAGGATTAGTTGACTTTCAAAATTCGTTAAATGAGCAGAATAATAAGTTCGATGTGTTTTCgaagattatatatatagaaaactTACCGCACAAC TACAGCGAGGAAGACGTCAAAAGTCTTTTCAAAAATGTGGGAAATACTACCAGTTACAAACTTCAGTACAACGAgcagaaaaaagtaaatgcTGCATTCGTTGAATTTATGAACGAAGAACAAGCAAAAGCCgcattaaatttaaatggaataaaagTAGGAAAAAACGTGATATCAATAAGAGATGCATATAgcttaataaatgaaaaagatattataaaaaacaatttttcattttatagtaatagtactagtagtagtaataataatacgaAAGGAGAAAATAAGAATGATCATCTGAcagtaataaataaaaacccAGTTGTTAATGAAAAAGTAGAGAAGGTCCTAGcactaaaagaaaaattaactcTGAAATTATGTGCCATGTACAATCCGAATTTGCTTTTAGTAAATAACCTAGTCCAGGCCAATCAGCTCTTGCTAAGTACGACAGATAGGGGTGAAAATAATGCCAGCAGTAATACTAATAACATTAACAACATTAGTAATTATATCAAGAGCGATGtgaataataacaatagtctgaataataataatgaaaaacatgaaggcaaaaaaaaaatagttgaaTGCAAAAAGGTTCTAACAAACAGTTATGAGGAGTGTGTCAGAAGTGGGAAAACGGatgtacagaaaaaaaatcataatcATGATGGAAGGGACAATCATGATAGCAATGATTATCATAGTGATAGTAACTCTAATGATGACAATAAGGAAGgaattgaaaaaaagaaaggaaaagaaaaaggttGTAGCAAATATAGCAATATCTCCCGTTCTACTGAAAGAAGGAGTTATTCTcgtaattacaaaaataagtTATCGGTTAGCCGTGACGAATCTTGTTCTCCTAGCGCTAGGAGCAGATGTAGAAGCCGCACTAGAGGAAGAAGCCGAAAGAGAGAAAGAAGCCGAAAGAGAGAAAGAAGCAACTACAGAAGCAGAAGTAACTGTAGAAGCGAAAGCGACTATAATGACAGACGGCACAGCAAAACGTCTTCAAGAAggaaacatatatataataaacataaaagcagaaaaagaaaaaagcatAACAACAGCCGTTCTATAAGTCCCAACTATTCTAGAAGCAACTCTAGAAGTTCATCAGAAACAGAAAGAAATAATaggtattattataataaagaaaaaaaaaaaattaaaattagaaaaaattattatagttCTTCTCCCAGTTATAGCAAATCTTCTAATTCATCAAGAAGAAGAAGACATAGAGAATCTAGTAGTCACAAACCATGGTGGGTAAAAGAATCTGAAAAGATGCAAATGAGGCGAAGATTGAAGGAAAAACAGATGCGTGAAATGGCATATAGGGATAGATATAGAAGGTAA